A region of Moorena producens PAL-8-15-08-1 DNA encodes the following proteins:
- a CDS encoding isochorismate synthase, with protein MSVIPCPAHLFHEAKELHQFLLACQKKSQKQGIAKIASISQEISPLDPLAVFQAIRDRAAPFAATPEPLHFYFENRSNQKSIVAIDAAVSIKLAGEQRFYKAQRFIDSCLANTIISGKMDQRLAGPHFFCSFTFFGDKFNINNPFPSATIFIPRWQISLCQSRCVVVANLEINSQVNLDWLVESLGRQFNLITSSGRLLYCFTGKANHHQFLKQDSKKAKDFKLSVSSALKSIQANQFSKIVLSQAVDVVSPIPFNLVDSLDNLRHNYPDCYIFSISNGKGKNFIGASPERLISIYDHQLVTDALAGSAPRGQTPAEDADLANQLLSSEKERREHNAVSEFIIQRLCQLGLELDFSPSPQLLKLSNIQHLWTPIKAALPADVNPLDIIAKLHPTPAVAGVPTKIACEQIRHYETFDRSLYAAPLGWIDYQGNSEFIVGIRSALIAGNHARLYAGAGIVAGSDPNKELAEINLKLMVLLKALV; from the coding sequence ATGTCAGTCATTCCCTGCCCTGCTCACCTCTTTCATGAGGCTAAAGAGTTACATCAGTTTCTCTTAGCCTGCCAGAAAAAATCTCAAAAACAAGGTATTGCCAAAATTGCCAGTATTTCTCAAGAAATTTCCCCCCTCGACCCACTGGCGGTTTTTCAGGCAATTCGGGATAGAGCGGCTCCTTTTGCCGCCACGCCCGAGCCCCTACACTTCTATTTTGAAAATAGAAGTAATCAAAAATCAATTGTTGCTATTGATGCGGCTGTCTCGATTAAGTTAGCTGGTGAGCAACGCTTCTATAAAGCCCAAAGATTTATCGACTCATGTCTAGCTAACACCATAATTAGTGGTAAAATGGATCAGCGATTGGCTGGACCTCATTTCTTCTGTAGCTTTACGTTTTTTGGTGATAAGTTTAATATTAACAACCCTTTCCCATCTGCCACTATTTTTATACCTCGCTGGCAAATTTCACTTTGTCAAAGCCGATGTGTAGTAGTGGCTAATCTTGAAATCAATTCTCAAGTTAATCTGGATTGGCTGGTCGAAAGCCTAGGTCGGCAGTTCAATCTAATCACCTCTTCTGGTCGTCTGCTCTACTGTTTTACTGGTAAGGCTAACCATCATCAATTTCTCAAGCAAGATTCAAAAAAAGCCAAAGACTTCAAGTTATCGGTTTCATCAGCCTTAAAATCTATCCAAGCTAATCAATTTAGCAAAATTGTCCTTTCCCAAGCCGTGGATGTGGTCTCACCAATACCCTTTAATCTGGTAGATTCTCTGGACAATTTGCGCCATAACTATCCAGATTGCTATATTTTTTCCATCAGTAACGGCAAAGGCAAAAACTTTATTGGCGCTAGTCCTGAACGTCTGATTAGTATTTACGACCATCAGTTAGTGACAGATGCTTTAGCAGGGTCTGCTCCACGAGGTCAAACCCCAGCTGAAGATGCGGATTTGGCGAACCAATTACTTAGTAGTGAAAAAGAGAGACGTGAACATAACGCAGTCAGTGAATTTATTATCCAACGTCTTTGTCAACTGGGTTTGGAACTAGATTTTTCGCCATCTCCCCAACTGCTGAAACTGTCCAATATTCAGCATTTATGGACTCCGATTAAAGCAGCATTACCAGCTGATGTCAATCCCCTAGATATTATAGCGAAACTGCATCCTACTCCAGCAGTGGCTGGTGTTCCTACCAAAATTGCTTGTGAGCAAATCCGACACTACGAAACCTTTGACCGTTCTCTGTATGCTGCTCCCCTCGGATGGATAGATTATCAAGGCAATAGTGAATTTATTGTTGGGATTCGGTCTGCTTTGATAGCAGGTAATCACGCTCGGCTCTACGCTGGTGCTGGAATTGTTGCTGGCTCTGATCCCAATAAAGAACTTGCGGAAATTAACCTGAAGCTCATGGTGCTTCTTAAAGCCTTAGTTTAA
- a CDS encoding RNA-guided endonuclease InsQ/TnpB family protein, translating to MIILEFKAYGKKQQYQSIDEAIRTVKFVRNSCLRLWIDNKGLTKYDLNKYCKTLAKDFSFANELNSTARQAAAERAWSSIARFYDNCKKKVPGKKGFPRFQKHCRSVEYKQSGWKLSPDKKSITFTDKKGIGKLKLKGTWDLWRFDKKQIKRVRIVKRADGYYVQFCVSVNNNEEIEPSRRTIGLDVGLKELYTDSDGNSEALPRFYRTGEKRLKFYQRRVSRKKKGSANRKKAINRLGRQHLKISRQREEHAKRLARCVIRSNDLVAYEDLRVKNLLKNHCLAKSISDAGWYQFRKWLEHFGKKFGRVTVAVNPAYTSQNCSSCGEVVKKSLSTRTHACKCGCRMDRDYNAAVNILNRALGTVGHTGTWIIDPNASGDLTSTVLGSGQVQQVGSLIEESPRL from the coding sequence ATGATCATACTTGAGTTTAAGGCATACGGGAAAAAGCAGCAGTATCAATCCATAGATGAAGCTATTCGGACTGTGAAGTTCGTACGGAATAGTTGCCTTCGATTGTGGATAGATAATAAGGGGCTGACTAAATACGATTTAAATAAGTATTGCAAAACCTTAGCCAAAGACTTCTCCTTTGCCAACGAATTAAACTCAACAGCTCGACAAGCTGCGGCTGAAAGAGCATGGTCATCAATTGCCCGTTTCTACGACAACTGCAAGAAAAAAGTACCAGGTAAGAAGGGGTTCCCCAGATTTCAAAAACATTGCAGGTCGGTTGAATACAAGCAGTCGGGATGGAAATTGTCTCCCGACAAAAAGTCAATTACATTCACTGATAAGAAAGGAATTGGGAAGCTTAAGCTCAAAGGTACTTGGGACTTGTGGCGATTTGACAAGAAGCAGATCAAGCGAGTTCGGATTGTTAAAAGAGCTGACGGTTATTATGTCCAGTTTTGTGTATCAGTTAACAATAACGAGGAGATAGAGCCGTCGAGAAGGACTATTGGATTGGATGTAGGATTGAAAGAATTATACACTGATTCCGATGGTAATTCAGAAGCATTACCAAGATTTTATCGAACAGGGGAAAAGCGTCTAAAGTTTTATCAACGCCGAGTTTCCCGAAAAAAGAAAGGCTCAGCTAACCGTAAGAAAGCTATCAATAGACTTGGCAGGCAACATCTCAAAATAAGCAGGCAACGTGAAGAGCACGCCAAGAGACTGGCGCGCTGCGTAATCCGGTCTAACGACTTGGTCGCCTACGAAGATTTGAGAGTAAAGAATTTGCTCAAAAATCATTGTCTTGCTAAGTCTATTAGTGACGCAGGTTGGTATCAATTTAGAAAATGGCTGGAGCACTTTGGGAAAAAGTTTGGCAGAGTCACTGTTGCAGTCAACCCTGCCTACACTAGCCAAAATTGTTCTAGCTGTGGCGAGGTTGTGAAGAAGTCGCTATCAACCAGAACTCACGCTTGCAAGTGTGGTTGTAGGATGGATCGCGATTACAACGCCGCAGTCAACATCCTTAACAGAGCTTTGGGTACGGTAGGGCATACCGGAACCTGGATCATTGATCCGAACGCTTCGGGAGACCTGACCTCTACTGTTCTTGGCTCCGGCCAGGTTCAGCAAGTCGGGTCATTGATTGAAGAATCCCCGCGTCTTTAG
- the menA gene encoding 2-carboxy-1,4-naphthoquinone phytyltransferase produces MTTNTIKIPNSKRKLWLAAIKPPMYSVAIIPAWVTAAVAWFETNHLNWKIFLTFVSASILILAWENLSNDVFDSETGIDKNKAHSIVNLTGNKSLIFWLGNLCLGLGILGMLLICWWQQDLTVMALVLLCCSLGYIYQGPPFRLGYQGLGEILVFLSFGPLGMSAAYYSQTQSWSVTNLAASIIVGLATTLILFCSHFHQVEDDIAAGKRSPMVRLGTKRGAQLLPWICGSLFAATAGFVLMGLFPLWTLLSLVGLPFAIKLCRHVNANYNQPEKVSNCKFIAVALHFWSGLLLGVGFLINLN; encoded by the coding sequence ATGACAACAAACACAATTAAAATTCCTAACTCCAAACGGAAATTGTGGCTAGCAGCCATCAAGCCCCCCATGTATAGCGTGGCAATTATCCCAGCTTGGGTGACAGCTGCTGTGGCATGGTTTGAGACCAATCACCTCAATTGGAAGATATTTTTGACATTTGTCAGTGCTTCGATTCTGATTCTGGCTTGGGAGAATCTGAGTAACGATGTGTTTGACTCTGAGACTGGGATTGATAAAAACAAAGCTCACTCGATAGTCAACCTGACAGGAAACAAATCGTTGATTTTTTGGCTAGGGAACCTGTGTTTAGGACTGGGTATCCTTGGGATGCTACTGATCTGCTGGTGGCAGCAAGACTTAACGGTGATGGCGTTAGTACTCCTATGCTGCAGCCTTGGCTATATCTACCAAGGACCTCCCTTTCGCCTGGGTTACCAAGGTCTAGGAGAGATACTGGTGTTTTTGAGCTTTGGTCCGTTAGGTATGTCAGCTGCCTACTATAGTCAAACCCAGAGTTGGTCTGTGACTAACCTGGCGGCATCGATAATTGTGGGTCTGGCGACTACGTTAATTCTATTTTGCTCCCATTTTCACCAAGTAGAGGATGATATAGCAGCTGGGAAGCGATCGCCTATGGTTCGCCTTGGCACCAAACGGGGTGCTCAACTGTTGCCCTGGATTTGTGGAAGCCTATTCGCTGCTACTGCTGGGTTTGTGCTCATGGGGCTATTCCCCCTATGGACATTACTCAGTTTGGTAGGATTGCCCTTTGCTATCAAGCTTTGCCGCCATGTTAACGCTAATTACAACCAACCGGAAAAGGTGAGTAATTGTAAGTTTATTGCCGTAGCGCTACATTTTTGGAGTGGACTCTTGTTGGGTGTCGGTTTCTTAATTAACCTGAATTAA
- a CDS encoding response regulator produces MDNTDLNNLNNKTPQVLVVDDEKITRLVLRRSLTKEGYKVIEASNGEQCLNICKDKLPDIVLLDARMPIIDGFTCCAKLKDNFGSECPPILMITGLNDADSVERGFEAGVTDYITKPIHWAVLRRRVRRLIESSWTMTQLKIANKELARLATIDGLTQVANRRAFDEYFNNEWYRLAREEKPLSLVLCDIDFFKLYNDTYGHQSGDECLKQVAQILGQSAKRPADLVARYGGEEFVVMLPSTDIQGAIQVAETIETKLYKQAIPHSGSLVSDIVTVSLGGASTIPTVKSSPENLFAEADKALYQAKLAGRNRLVSVNY; encoded by the coding sequence ATGGATAATACTGACTTGAATAACTTGAATAATAAAACTCCTCAGGTTCTCGTGGTTGATGATGAGAAGATCACACGCTTGGTGCTACGTCGTAGCTTGACAAAGGAAGGATATAAAGTCATTGAAGCTAGCAACGGTGAGCAATGTCTGAATATCTGTAAGGATAAATTGCCAGACATTGTGCTTTTAGATGCCAGAATGCCCATCATTGATGGATTTACCTGCTGTGCTAAATTGAAGGATAACTTTGGTTCCGAATGTCCTCCTATACTAATGATTACAGGCCTCAATGATGCGGACTCTGTAGAACGAGGGTTTGAAGCCGGTGTCACAGATTATATAACTAAGCCAATTCATTGGGCCGTTTTGCGACGAAGAGTACGTCGTTTGATTGAATCAAGTTGGACAATGACACAGTTAAAAATTGCCAATAAAGAGTTGGCACGCCTCGCTACTATCGATGGCTTAACCCAAGTTGCAAACCGCCGAGCCTTTGACGAGTATTTTAACAACGAATGGTATCGACTGGCACGGGAAGAAAAACCATTGTCTTTAGTTTTGTGTGACATTGATTTTTTTAAGCTTTACAATGACACTTATGGACACCAATCAGGAGATGAGTGTCTTAAACAAGTTGCTCAAATCCTTGGTCAATCAGCAAAGCGTCCAGCCGATCTCGTCGCTCGCTATGGAGGTGAGGAATTTGTGGTAATGTTGCCGAGTACTGATATACAAGGCGCTATTCAGGTAGCAGAGACAATTGAAACTAAACTCTACAAACAGGCGATCCCTCATTCGGGTTCTCTGGTGAGTGACATTGTTACCGTCAGCCTGGGGGGTGCTAGTACGATTCCCACAGTAAAATCGTCGCCAGAAAATTTATTTGCTGAGGCTGACAAAGCCCTATATCAGGCAAAACTTGCCGGAAGAAATCGCCTAGTTTCTGTTAACTACTAA
- the menH gene encoding 2-succinyl-6-hydroxy-2,4-cyclohexadiene-1-carboxylate synthase → MGYQFNYELRGNREQPRILFCHGFMGSSQEFDEAISLFCEEFCCLAVDLPGHGKTKVFGGDECYTMPKTAHALKNLLEQLNFEPCFLVGYSMGGRLALYMTLHFPQCFSKVVLESASPGLKTEAEQLKRRQRDWQIAEKLETGDLLTFLSNWYNQPLFTSLKQHPNFEQIIKIRQQNNPLELAKSLRHMSTGCQPSLWESLPNNQVPLLLLVGDYDHKFKSINSEIVTICPEAQLKVIADCGHNIHFENVNEFVKNVRDFF, encoded by the coding sequence ATGGGATATCAATTTAACTATGAGTTAAGAGGAAACCGAGAGCAACCACGGATTCTTTTTTGCCATGGATTCATGGGTAGCAGCCAGGAATTTGATGAAGCAATATCATTATTTTGTGAGGAATTTTGTTGTCTAGCTGTTGATTTACCTGGTCATGGTAAAACCAAAGTTTTCGGTGGGGATGAGTGCTACACCATGCCAAAGACTGCTCACGCCTTAAAGAACTTACTAGAGCAGTTAAACTTTGAACCATGCTTTTTAGTTGGGTATTCTATGGGAGGTCGATTGGCTCTCTACATGACCCTTCATTTCCCCCAATGTTTTAGTAAAGTAGTACTCGAATCAGCATCTCCAGGGCTAAAGACTGAAGCAGAACAATTAAAACGCCGTCAACGAGATTGGCAAATTGCCGAAAAATTGGAAACTGGAGATTTATTGACCTTCTTATCAAATTGGTACAATCAGCCTCTGTTCACCTCCCTCAAGCAGCACCCTAATTTTGAACAAATTATCAAGATTCGACAACAAAATAACCCTCTGGAATTAGCTAAATCTCTGCGTCATATGAGTACAGGATGCCAACCATCTCTGTGGGAATCACTTCCTAATAATCAAGTTCCTTTGCTTTTGCTAGTCGGAGACTATGATCATAAATTTAAATCAATTAACTCAGAAATAGTAACAATTTGTCCAGAAGCTCAGTTAAAGGTCATTGCTGATTGTGGACATAACATCCATTTTGAGAATGTCAATGAATTTGTTAAAAATGTCAGAGATTTTTTTTAG
- the menD gene encoding 2-succinyl-5-enolpyruvyl-6-hydroxy-3-cyclohexene-1-carboxylic-acid synthase, producing MPIDFRNTNSLWASILVETLQRLGLTTAIICPGSRSTPLTVAFAQHPQIEAIPVLDERSASFFALGIARQSGKPVVLVCTSGTAGANFYPAVIEARESRVPLLVLTADRPPELQDCHSGQSIDQIKLYGNYPNWQSTLAVPQADISMLRYLRQTVVHAWERASFGSTPLTHFPTPGPVHLNLPFRDPLPPIPDTTTNPLKSQLQPEEFFAHCQEQAVTDNLQPTTYNLQPAIAKVIQQWQESQKGIIIAGPAQPQNPKDYCNAIASLSKTLRWPVLAEGLSPVRNYCDLNRDLISTYDLILRNPALAQQLKPTMVIHIGELPISKELRAWLDKCQPRRWVIDPSHHNLDPLHGKTTHLRMSVEQLGIWVKELKVNQLKVDKLKVDRLTVDSSQPLKVDGSNLQPDNLQADNLQADNLQAATKTNLQSATQLYLQKWCEAEGKVRAKVDQTMTSMSQLFEGKVAWLLSQCLPPETPLFIANSMPVRDVEFFWKPGNTRIRPWFNRGANGIDGTLSTALGIAHRNQSSVMLSGDLAFLHDTNGFLIKNKFFGHLTIILINNNGGGIFEMLPIAKFDPPFEEFFATPQDVNFSQLCLTYGVEHQLIQSWQQFKEALNPLPSQGIRVLELPTDRRKDASWRQDFFYSN from the coding sequence ATGCCTATTGATTTTCGCAACACCAATAGCCTCTGGGCTTCCATCCTGGTAGAAACCCTACAGCGGTTGGGATTGACCACAGCAATCATCTGTCCAGGGTCACGCTCAACCCCTCTAACTGTTGCGTTTGCTCAACACCCACAGATCGAGGCAATTCCAGTTCTAGATGAACGTTCAGCCAGCTTTTTCGCCTTAGGCATTGCTCGACAATCGGGAAAACCAGTTGTACTGGTTTGTACCTCTGGCACAGCTGGGGCTAATTTCTATCCCGCTGTGATTGAAGCCAGAGAAAGCCGAGTACCACTATTGGTATTGACTGCTGACCGTCCCCCAGAACTGCAAGATTGTCATTCCGGACAAAGCATTGACCAAATCAAATTATACGGCAACTATCCCAACTGGCAAAGTACCCTAGCGGTCCCTCAAGCTGATATCAGTATGCTCCGTTATCTACGGCAAACCGTAGTTCATGCTTGGGAGCGAGCCTCCTTTGGCAGCACTCCACTAACACATTTTCCTACCCCTGGTCCAGTACACTTAAATCTACCTTTCCGTGACCCCCTCCCACCTATTCCCGACACAACCACTAACCCATTAAAATCCCAATTACAACCAGAAGAATTCTTCGCTCACTGTCAGGAGCAAGCTGTAACTGACAACCTGCAACCTACAACTTATAACCTGCAACCTGCAATCGCTAAAGTCATACAGCAGTGGCAAGAATCCCAGAAAGGAATAATTATCGCAGGTCCAGCTCAACCCCAAAATCCGAAAGACTATTGTAATGCGATCGCATCCTTGTCCAAAACCTTAAGATGGCCTGTATTAGCAGAAGGGCTCTCACCGGTAAGAAACTATTGTGACCTCAACCGCGATCTAATTTCCACCTATGACTTGATACTACGTAATCCAGCATTAGCGCAACAGCTAAAACCCACAATGGTTATTCACATCGGTGAACTACCCATTAGCAAAGAATTGCGTGCTTGGTTGGATAAATGTCAACCGCGACGTTGGGTGATTGACCCTAGCCACCACAACCTCGACCCCCTCCATGGCAAAACAACTCATCTGCGGATGAGTGTAGAACAACTGGGGATATGGGTAAAGGAGTTGAAAGTTAACCAGTTGAAGGTTGACAAGTTGAAGGTTGACAGGTTGACGGTTGACAGCTCTCAACCGTTGAAGGTTGACGGTTCTAACCTGCAACCAGATAACCTGCAAGCTGATAACCTGCAAGCTGATAACCTGCAAGCTGCAACCAAGACCAACCTGCAATCTGCAACCCAACTTTACCTACAAAAGTGGTGTGAGGCTGAAGGGAAGGTCAGGGCAAAGGTTGACCAAACAATGACTAGCATGAGTCAGTTGTTTGAAGGAAAAGTAGCTTGGTTACTCTCCCAATGTCTACCACCGGAAACACCTCTATTTATTGCTAACAGTATGCCAGTCAGAGATGTGGAGTTCTTTTGGAAACCTGGTAACACCAGGATTCGACCTTGGTTTAATCGGGGCGCTAATGGAATTGATGGTACCTTATCAACAGCTTTAGGTATTGCTCATCGTAATCAAAGCAGTGTGATGCTTTCGGGTGACTTAGCATTTTTGCATGACACCAATGGTTTCCTAATTAAAAACAAGTTTTTTGGTCATTTAACCATTATATTAATTAATAACAATGGTGGTGGCATTTTCGAGATGTTGCCCATTGCCAAATTTGACCCACCCTTTGAAGAATTCTTTGCCACACCCCAAGATGTTAATTTTTCACAGTTGTGTCTGACTTATGGAGTAGAGCACCAGCTGATTCAATCATGGCAGCAGTTCAAGGAAGCTTTAAACCCACTTCCTAGCCAAGGCATTAGAGTGTTAGAATTGCCCACTGATCGTAGAAAAGATGCTAGTTGGCGTCAAGATTTTTTTTATTCTAATTAA
- the mfd gene encoding transcription-repair coupling factor, whose translation MALSSIIRTLEHSPLTSELLTKLNRQQSLYLNGIPRLPKGLVASALAKADQRLLFVVCSTLEEASRWATQLEAMGWSTVHLYPTSEASPYEPFDPESEMTWGQMQVLADLLERLKVDRLPVESSDLQPSLVQPSTDGMAIVATQAALQPHLPPVDAFKPYCLTLNQGMTWDGKNLDQKLAQLGYERVPLVETEGQWSRRGDIVDVFPVALELPVRLEWFGDELEQLREFDPATQRSLDKIDGIVLTPTDFGHIISQVLRSSKVELIQSYLSPQEQESFEAGQSLEGSRRFLGIAFDQPASLVDYLPENTLIVIDEPEQCAAHCDRWVEHAEEQLEELNHSLPSLHRYFDHALELKVNQFQVVREQPSTPAATPILYLSELVEETTQNAVNLASRSVPVTPHQFAKLAEVLREQSNRRFSIWLVSAQPSRSVALLQEHDCPAQFVPNPRDYPAIEKLNIQRTAVAVKYSGLAELEGFILPTYRIVVVTDREFFGQHTLATPSYIRKRRRAASQQVDPNKLRPGDYVVHKNHGIGQFLKLEKLSINNETREYLVIKYADGLLRVAADQLGVLSRFRHTGTGLPQLHKMSGKTWEKTKNRVRKSIKKVAVDLLKLYAQRAQQSGYCFPPDSPWQQELEDSFPYQPTPDQLKAIQDVKRDLESDRPMDRLVCGDVGFGKTEVAIRAIFKAVTSNKQVAFLAPTTILTQQHYHTIKERFSPYPINVGLLNRFRTPQERRDILQRLKTGELDVVVGTHQLLGKSVTFRELGLLVIDEEQRFGVNQKEKIKSFKTQVDVLTLSATPIPRTLYMSLSGVREMSLITTPPPLRRPIKTHLSPYKPEAVRTAIRMELDRGGQVFYVVPRVEGIEEVAAELREMILEARIAIAHGQLDPAELESIMLTFSNGEADILVCTTIIESGLDIPRVNTILIEDAHKFGLSQLYQLRGRVGRAGIQAHAWLLYPNQKVLSEAAKKRLRAIQEFTQLGSGYLLATRDMEIRGVGNLLGVEQSGQMEAIGFDLYMEMLQEAIREIQGQEIPQVDDTQIDIQITAFIPADYIPDLDQKISAYRAVAAAGSEKELAQIAAAWSDRYGPIPSVAEQLLRVMELKQLGKSLGFARIRPEGKQHIVLETPMEEPAWKLLQENLPQHLRSRFVYSPGKVTVRGLGLVKTNKQLESLIEWLGKMQGALPEPTVVGLPQSPIPNA comes from the coding sequence ATGGCACTTTCCTCGATCATTCGGACACTAGAGCACTCCCCTCTCACCAGTGAACTACTCACCAAACTAAATCGGCAACAGTCTCTATATCTGAATGGTATTCCCCGTTTGCCAAAGGGCTTAGTAGCATCAGCCCTGGCCAAGGCAGACCAACGCCTCCTATTCGTAGTCTGTAGCACCCTAGAAGAAGCAAGTCGCTGGGCAACCCAACTCGAAGCCATGGGTTGGAGTACAGTCCACCTATACCCCACTTCAGAAGCATCCCCCTATGAACCCTTTGACCCAGAGTCGGAAATGACCTGGGGACAAATGCAAGTATTGGCAGATTTGCTCGAAAGGTTGAAGGTTGACAGGTTGCCAGTTGAAAGTTCTGACTTACAACCTTCATTGGTTCAACCTTCAACTGATGGGATGGCTATTGTGGCCACTCAAGCAGCACTCCAACCCCACTTGCCCCCTGTCGATGCCTTTAAGCCCTACTGCCTTACCCTTAACCAGGGCATGACTTGGGATGGGAAAAACCTTGATCAAAAGTTGGCACAGCTGGGTTATGAACGGGTTCCCCTAGTAGAAACAGAAGGTCAGTGGAGTCGGCGCGGTGATATTGTAGATGTTTTCCCGGTAGCCTTAGAATTGCCAGTGCGGCTGGAATGGTTCGGAGATGAGTTAGAGCAGTTGCGGGAGTTTGACCCGGCAACCCAGCGTTCCCTGGATAAAATTGACGGCATCGTGCTGACCCCCACGGATTTTGGTCACATTATTAGCCAAGTTCTGAGAAGCTCAAAGGTAGAACTAATCCAATCTTATCTCTCACCTCAGGAGCAAGAATCTTTTGAGGCAGGTCAGTCTTTAGAGGGTAGCCGCCGTTTCTTGGGTATTGCCTTTGACCAGCCAGCCTCTCTAGTGGATTACCTGCCAGAAAATACCTTAATTGTCATTGATGAACCAGAACAGTGTGCTGCCCATTGCGATCGCTGGGTGGAACATGCCGAAGAACAATTAGAGGAACTGAATCATTCCCTGCCCTCTCTCCATCGTTATTTTGATCATGCTCTAGAGTTGAAGGTTAACCAGTTCCAGGTTGTTCGCGAACAACCTTCAACTCCTGCTGCGACTCCAATCCTGTATTTATCAGAATTGGTAGAAGAAACTACCCAAAATGCTGTTAATCTGGCTAGCCGCTCTGTACCAGTAACACCCCACCAGTTTGCCAAACTAGCAGAAGTACTGCGAGAGCAGAGCAATCGCCGTTTCTCGATTTGGCTGGTTTCTGCCCAACCTAGTCGTTCTGTTGCCCTGCTCCAAGAACATGATTGTCCTGCCCAGTTTGTCCCCAACCCTCGAGATTACCCAGCTATTGAGAAATTAAATATCCAGAGGACAGCGGTAGCGGTCAAGTATTCGGGCTTAGCAGAACTAGAGGGATTTATCCTCCCTACTTACCGGATCGTGGTTGTGACTGACCGGGAATTCTTTGGGCAGCATACTTTGGCAACTCCCAGTTATATCCGTAAGCGCCGCCGTGCTGCCTCCCAACAGGTTGACCCCAATAAGCTACGTCCAGGGGATTATGTAGTTCACAAGAATCATGGGATCGGTCAGTTCCTCAAGCTGGAAAAATTAAGCATAAATAATGAAACTCGCGAGTATTTGGTGATCAAGTACGCTGATGGTTTGCTCCGGGTGGCAGCGGATCAGTTGGGGGTACTATCTCGGTTTCGACATACAGGTACCGGTTTGCCTCAACTCCACAAGATGTCTGGTAAAACCTGGGAGAAAACCAAAAATCGTGTCCGTAAAAGTATTAAGAAAGTAGCGGTGGATTTGCTGAAGCTCTATGCGCAGCGAGCACAGCAGTCTGGTTATTGCTTTCCACCGGATTCCCCTTGGCAGCAGGAATTAGAAGATTCTTTCCCCTACCAACCTACTCCTGACCAACTCAAGGCGATACAGGATGTGAAGCGGGATTTAGAGAGCGATCGCCCTATGGATCGCTTAGTTTGTGGGGATGTGGGGTTTGGTAAAACAGAAGTTGCAATTCGGGCTATTTTTAAAGCTGTCACTTCTAACAAGCAAGTAGCTTTCCTTGCCCCGACCACTATCCTGACTCAGCAGCATTATCATACCATCAAAGAACGGTTTTCTCCCTACCCCATCAATGTCGGTCTACTCAACCGCTTTCGTACCCCCCAGGAAAGGCGTGATATTCTCCAACGTCTTAAAACTGGGGAGTTAGATGTGGTGGTAGGTACCCATCAGTTGCTGGGGAAGAGTGTAACTTTTCGAGAGTTAGGGCTGCTGGTGATAGATGAAGAACAGCGGTTTGGTGTTAACCAAAAGGAAAAAATTAAATCTTTCAAAACTCAGGTAGATGTATTGACCCTCAGCGCTACTCCCATTCCCCGTACCCTCTATATGTCCTTATCGGGGGTACGAGAAATGAGTTTGATTACTACACCACCCCCCTTACGGCGTCCCATTAAAACCCACTTATCGCCCTATAAACCAGAAGCTGTCCGCACCGCCATTCGTATGGAACTTGACCGAGGTGGTCAGGTATTCTATGTCGTACCTCGGGTTGAAGGGATTGAAGAAGTTGCTGCGGAACTCAGGGAAATGATCCTTGAGGCCAGAATCGCCATTGCTCACGGTCAGCTCGACCCAGCGGAATTAGAATCAATTATGCTCACCTTTAGCAACGGTGAAGCAGATATCCTAGTGTGTACTACGATTATTGAATCTGGGCTAGATATTCCTAGAGTCAACACCATTTTGATCGAAGATGCTCACAAATTTGGTCTTTCCCAACTCTACCAATTGCGAGGACGAGTAGGTCGGGCTGGGATTCAAGCCCACGCTTGGTTACTTTATCCCAACCAGAAGGTACTCTCAGAAGCAGCCAAAAAACGCTTACGAGCAATTCAGGAGTTCACTCAACTCGGGTCAGGTTATCTGTTAGCAACCAGGGATATGGAAATTCGAGGGGTGGGGAATCTCCTAGGTGTAGAACAATCCGGTCAGATGGAAGCCATTGGCTTTGACCTCTACATGGAAATGCTGCAAGAAGCGATTAGGGAAATTCAAGGGCAAGAAATTCCCCAAGTAGATGATACCCAGATTGACATTCAGATCACAGCCTTTATTCCCGCTGACTATATTCCAGATTTAGATCAAAAAATTAGTGCTTATCGAGCAGTAGCTGCAGCAGGGTCCGAGAAAGAGTTAGCACAGATCGCAGCAGCTTGGAGCGATCGCTATGGTCCAATTCCCTCCGTGGCAGAGCAATTACTGCGGGTGATGGAACTAAAACAGTTAGGGAAGTCTTTGGGATTTGCCCGAATTCGACCAGAGGGTAAACAACACATTGTCCTAGAAACACCCATGGAAGAACCAGCCTGGAAGTTACTCCAAGAGAACCTCCCCCAACATTTGCGATCGCGTTTTGTCTATTCTCCTGGTAAAGTTACGGTTCGTGGTTTAGGTCTGGTCAAGACCAACAAACAGCTAGAGAGCCTGATTGAGTGGTTAGGCAAGATGCAAGGCGCACTGCCAGAACCTACTGTGGTTGGGTTACCCCAATCCCCAATCCCCAATGCCTAA